A genomic region of Epinephelus moara isolate mb chromosome 23, YSFRI_EMoa_1.0, whole genome shotgun sequence contains the following coding sequences:
- the dnai7 gene encoding dynein axonemal intermediate chain 7 isoform X2: MSSKGRKPTKAQKAKQQQEEEERRLREEEEAQLQAEKDEQERLEREKKEKETERLELKDRERREDELNKLRHLLEENHTAVTKWKADAVEKAKWERYMRCDGAPDPEVQRDVNTYISLWRDDPEVNITLVLRQCYSALQLMEELEVLLRDATDPQEGQKYQEGLIDLQELIHLKHDLTTEEILKSASENADTETGNMQTVVKDDNVTLCLWANLNKNPRFKGFNFEETGLGFELPKQLAVSSIAVRILHTRYDHLSLLAMMARLKIRSPSHRSLAGGEEVPADVDEPEQGETKAEGEVRDDDKVQQQEQRVDEEVQSTHGSEGMKSAASQQSTRTSAQPAGGRGSQIQTQMEALGARDLTSPSVQLTAMERGESVQVVDLMQLTPLGGVFFYDVFHLPPQARYVNGWKIRQVLKKGLQVFPYPMEKANLEDNDALTCPPVGVSVMLPDSVVFLEAPQVARWDAAVKQWRMDGITDVSYDEAEAKISFKMDSFQAFVLMQETYANFPFQSWELRPLGQDSALFTINGALIDLSITIQGNRCMLHSEQEKGLSHLLGKWMSGPALQRAMLNSGINIFVNEYTEKYVSTCGKDPLTEHAAYEQMALFASACAFSWSKWNAKCGAEHLVMQACEHHGPDPVPKGSWSLYLLGAQRSQKLEMTEKSEAFSPEHYSGSEFHSAFIHMLEDNMSPDGIVRTRECNYMYVDTVQSLLCATRPLMYS, encoded by the exons TCATCCAAGGGCCGTAAGCCTACCAAGGCCCAGAAGGccaagcagcagcaggaggaggaggagaggaggctgcGAGAGGAAG AGGAAGCCCAGCTGCAGGCAGAGAAAGACGAGCAGGAAAGAttggaaagagagaaaaaggagaaggagacagaaagGCTTGAGTTAAAG GATCGAGAGCGCAGAGAAGATGAGCTGAACAAACTCCGCCATCTACTGGAGGAGAATCATACTGCAGTAACCAAATGGAAAGCTGATGCTGTGGAGAAAGCCAAG TGGGAGAGGTACATGCGTTGTGATGGTGCACCAGACCCAGAAGTACAGCGGGATGTTAACACATATATCAGCTTATGGAGAGACGACCCAGAGGTCAACATCACGCTCGTGCTCAGGCAGTGTTACTCCGCTCTACAG CtgatggaggagctggaggtgCTGCTCAGAGATGCTACAGATCCCCAAGAGGGCCAGAAGTACCAGGAGGGTCTCATAGATTTGCAGGAGCTAATCCACTTGAAACACGACCTCACCACTGAGGAGATCCTCAAG AGTGCCAGTGAGAACGCCGACACCGAAACAGGCAACATGCAAACCGTGGTCAAAGATGACAACGTTACGCTGTGTCTGTGGGCCAACCTCAACAAGAATCCAAG GTTTAAAGGTTTTAACTTTGAGGAGACAGGCCTGGGCTTTGAGCTTCCTAAACAGCTGGCTGTGAGCAGTATCGCCGTACGGATCCTCCACACACGTTATGACCACCTGTCTTTGCTGGCCATGATGGCACGCCTGAAAATACGCTCACCCAGCCACAG GTCGCTTGCAGGAGGTGAGGAGGTTCCAGCAGACGTAGACGAACCTGAGCAGGGGGAGACAaaagcagagggagaggtgaGGGACGATGACAaggtgcagcagcaggagcagagagTGGATGAGGAGGTGCAGTCAACGCATGGTTCTGAAGGGATGAAG AGTGCAGCCAGTCAGCAGTCGACGAGAACCAGTGCCCAACCTGCAGGAGGCCGAGGGAgccagatacagacacagatggaGGCGCTCGGTG cTAGGGACTTGACTTCTCCGTCAGTGCAGCTGACAGCGATGGAGCGCGGTGAGAGTGTCCAGGTGGTGGACTTAATGCAGCTCACACCTCTGGGCGGGGTCTTCTTCTATGATGTGTTTCACCTGCCACCACAAGCCCGCTACGTCAATGGCTGGAAAATTAGACAG GTGTTGAAAAAAGGGCTGCAGGTGTTCCCCTACCCTATGGAGAAAGCTAACTTGGAGGACAATGACGCTCTTACCTGCCCTCCTGTTGGTGTGTCTGTGATGCTGCCTGACTCTGTTGTCTTCTTGGAAGCACCCCAAGTGGCTCGTTGGGATGCTGCAG TGAAGCAGTGGAGGATGGACGGCATCACTGACGTGTCTTATGATGAGGCAGAGGCCAAAATCTCCTTCAAGATGGACTCCTTCCAGGCATTTGTGCTGATGCAGGAAACTTACGCCAACTTTCCCTTCCAGAGCTGGGAGCTCAGGCCACTGGGGCAAGACTCGGCTCTTTTCACCATCAACGGGGCACTCATTGACCTTAGTATCACCATCCAG GGTAATCGGTGTATGTTGCATTCGGAGCAAGAGAAAGGTCTCTCTCACCTGTTGGGGAAGTGGATGAGTGGCCCCGCCCTCCAGAGAGCCATGCTCAACTCAGGGATCAACATCTTTGTGAATGAGTACACGGAGAAATACGTCAGCACCTGCGGCAAG GACCCACTTACAGAACATGCTGCCTACGAACAGATGGCCCTCTTTGCCTCTGCCTGCGCGTTCTCATGGAGCAAGTGGAATGCTAAATGTGGAGCTGAGCATCTAGTCATGCAG GCGTGTGAGCACCACGGCCCTGACCCGGTGCCTAAGGGCTCATGGAGTCTCTACCTGCTGGGTGCTCAGAGGAGTCAGAAGCTGGAGATGACAGAGAAGAGTGAAGCCTTCTCTCCAGAGCATTACTCAGGAAGCGAGTTTCACTCCGCCTTCATCCACATGCTTGAGGACAACATGAGCCCTGATGGTATAGTCAGGACCAGAGAATGTAATTACATGTACGTTGATACAGTACAGAGCCTGCTCTGTGCCACCAGACCCCTCATGTATTCATAA
- the dnai7 gene encoding dynein axonemal intermediate chain 7 isoform X1: MPPKKRKSSKGRKPTKAQKAKQQQEEEERRLREEEEAQLQAEKDEQERLEREKKEKETERLELKDRERREDELNKLRHLLEENHTAVTKWKADAVEKAKWERYMRCDGAPDPEVQRDVNTYISLWRDDPEVNITLVLRQCYSALQLMEELEVLLRDATDPQEGQKYQEGLIDLQELIHLKHDLTTEEILKSASENADTETGNMQTVVKDDNVTLCLWANLNKNPRFKGFNFEETGLGFELPKQLAVSSIAVRILHTRYDHLSLLAMMARLKIRSPSHRSLAGGEEVPADVDEPEQGETKAEGEVRDDDKVQQQEQRVDEEVQSTHGSEGMKSAASQQSTRTSAQPAGGRGSQIQTQMEALGARDLTSPSVQLTAMERGESVQVVDLMQLTPLGGVFFYDVFHLPPQARYVNGWKIRQVLKKGLQVFPYPMEKANLEDNDALTCPPVGVSVMLPDSVVFLEAPQVARWDAAVKQWRMDGITDVSYDEAEAKISFKMDSFQAFVLMQETYANFPFQSWELRPLGQDSALFTINGALIDLSITIQGNRCMLHSEQEKGLSHLLGKWMSGPALQRAMLNSGINIFVNEYTEKYVSTCGKDPLTEHAAYEQMALFASACAFSWSKWNAKCGAEHLVMQACEHHGPDPVPKGSWSLYLLGAQRSQKLEMTEKSEAFSPEHYSGSEFHSAFIHMLEDNMSPDGIVRTRECNYMYVDTVQSLLCATRPLMYS; the protein is encoded by the exons CCACCCAAGAAAAGAAAG TCATCCAAGGGCCGTAAGCCTACCAAGGCCCAGAAGGccaagcagcagcaggaggaggaggagaggaggctgcGAGAGGAAG AGGAAGCCCAGCTGCAGGCAGAGAAAGACGAGCAGGAAAGAttggaaagagagaaaaaggagaaggagacagaaagGCTTGAGTTAAAG GATCGAGAGCGCAGAGAAGATGAGCTGAACAAACTCCGCCATCTACTGGAGGAGAATCATACTGCAGTAACCAAATGGAAAGCTGATGCTGTGGAGAAAGCCAAG TGGGAGAGGTACATGCGTTGTGATGGTGCACCAGACCCAGAAGTACAGCGGGATGTTAACACATATATCAGCTTATGGAGAGACGACCCAGAGGTCAACATCACGCTCGTGCTCAGGCAGTGTTACTCCGCTCTACAG CtgatggaggagctggaggtgCTGCTCAGAGATGCTACAGATCCCCAAGAGGGCCAGAAGTACCAGGAGGGTCTCATAGATTTGCAGGAGCTAATCCACTTGAAACACGACCTCACCACTGAGGAGATCCTCAAG AGTGCCAGTGAGAACGCCGACACCGAAACAGGCAACATGCAAACCGTGGTCAAAGATGACAACGTTACGCTGTGTCTGTGGGCCAACCTCAACAAGAATCCAAG GTTTAAAGGTTTTAACTTTGAGGAGACAGGCCTGGGCTTTGAGCTTCCTAAACAGCTGGCTGTGAGCAGTATCGCCGTACGGATCCTCCACACACGTTATGACCACCTGTCTTTGCTGGCCATGATGGCACGCCTGAAAATACGCTCACCCAGCCACAG GTCGCTTGCAGGAGGTGAGGAGGTTCCAGCAGACGTAGACGAACCTGAGCAGGGGGAGACAaaagcagagggagaggtgaGGGACGATGACAaggtgcagcagcaggagcagagagTGGATGAGGAGGTGCAGTCAACGCATGGTTCTGAAGGGATGAAG AGTGCAGCCAGTCAGCAGTCGACGAGAACCAGTGCCCAACCTGCAGGAGGCCGAGGGAgccagatacagacacagatggaGGCGCTCGGTG cTAGGGACTTGACTTCTCCGTCAGTGCAGCTGACAGCGATGGAGCGCGGTGAGAGTGTCCAGGTGGTGGACTTAATGCAGCTCACACCTCTGGGCGGGGTCTTCTTCTATGATGTGTTTCACCTGCCACCACAAGCCCGCTACGTCAATGGCTGGAAAATTAGACAG GTGTTGAAAAAAGGGCTGCAGGTGTTCCCCTACCCTATGGAGAAAGCTAACTTGGAGGACAATGACGCTCTTACCTGCCCTCCTGTTGGTGTGTCTGTGATGCTGCCTGACTCTGTTGTCTTCTTGGAAGCACCCCAAGTGGCTCGTTGGGATGCTGCAG TGAAGCAGTGGAGGATGGACGGCATCACTGACGTGTCTTATGATGAGGCAGAGGCCAAAATCTCCTTCAAGATGGACTCCTTCCAGGCATTTGTGCTGATGCAGGAAACTTACGCCAACTTTCCCTTCCAGAGCTGGGAGCTCAGGCCACTGGGGCAAGACTCGGCTCTTTTCACCATCAACGGGGCACTCATTGACCTTAGTATCACCATCCAG GGTAATCGGTGTATGTTGCATTCGGAGCAAGAGAAAGGTCTCTCTCACCTGTTGGGGAAGTGGATGAGTGGCCCCGCCCTCCAGAGAGCCATGCTCAACTCAGGGATCAACATCTTTGTGAATGAGTACACGGAGAAATACGTCAGCACCTGCGGCAAG GACCCACTTACAGAACATGCTGCCTACGAACAGATGGCCCTCTTTGCCTCTGCCTGCGCGTTCTCATGGAGCAAGTGGAATGCTAAATGTGGAGCTGAGCATCTAGTCATGCAG GCGTGTGAGCACCACGGCCCTGACCCGGTGCCTAAGGGCTCATGGAGTCTCTACCTGCTGGGTGCTCAGAGGAGTCAGAAGCTGGAGATGACAGAGAAGAGTGAAGCCTTCTCTCCAGAGCATTACTCAGGAAGCGAGTTTCACTCCGCCTTCATCCACATGCTTGAGGACAACATGAGCCCTGATGGTATAGTCAGGACCAGAGAATGTAATTACATGTACGTTGATACAGTACAGAGCCTGCTCTGTGCCACCAGACCCCTCATGTATTCATAA